The segment GCAAAGTCCGTTGGTGTCTTGAACATGCGCGAAAGCACAAATTGCTGCCGGCGTTTCTGGGCGACGTGTTCGACAAACCTCGCGACAATCCGACTTGGGTGATCGGCGAGCTAATCGAAATGCTGATGCCCTATCCGGCAATCGGAATTTACGGAAATCATGACTGTGCGGATCCGCAACTGAGCGAAAACGATTCGCTTTCGATCCTGATCAAAGCCGGCTGTTATCAATTGGTCGGCGAGCAGGATTTTTGGACGGGAATGGTCGAAGGCCGCCGCGTCGTCGTTGCCGGTTCGTCGTATCGCCAGCGGATTCCGCAGTGCTTCGACACGGACAACGTGCCGCGCGATTCACTTTTCGACGCCAAGCCAACGGTCGTTTGGCTGACGCATCACGATATCGACATCGGCAATTATGAAAACGGAAAATTCGGTCCGTTCGAGATGATGAACGTCGACTTGTTGATCAACGGGCACATTCACCGACCCGCCAAACCCGTCCGTCGCGGCGACACAACGTGGATGAGCCCGGGCAACATTTCCCGCCGTTCCCGTTCGGCACACAGCCGCGCTCACGTGCCAACGGTCACGGAAGTCACGTTTCCGGAATCGGGTTTCGAAGTCAAATCAGTCGTCGTGCCGCACGAACGATTCGAAGACGTGTTCTTTCTGGACGACGTTGACGAATCGAAAACGAGCGAGCCGCTTTCAAGTTTCGTTTCGGGGCTGAGTGAACTTACGAAACGCCGCACCTCTTCGGGAGCCGGTTTGATTCAGTTTTTGGACCAGAACCTGGACGAGTATAGCGATAGCGTCGCCGCAGAAATTCGCTCGCTTGCCAAACAGGTCGTAGAGAAATAACGGGAGTTGAAAATGAGCAACGAAACTATTGATCAATTGCAAAAGCGTTTTGCGCGACTGGACAAGCAGCAGACCGTCGTCCAGACGCAGCTTGACGAGGCGCAAAAGCGTCTCGCTGAGTTGCAGGATCAGGCGAAAGCCGAGTTTGGCACTGATGATGTGGATGCGCTGCAGGAGAAGCTCGAGGCGATGAAGCAGGAGAACGAACAGAAACGTTCTGCGTATCAAAAGGGCCTCGATGAAGTCGAAGCGAAGTTGAAAGAAGTCGAATCTCAATTTGCAGAAACGGAAGTTGAGGATTAGTCCGCTGCATTCGGGTGGCATCGGATTCCAGCCTGTGTTTTGCCGTCCGATCACAGGCTGGAAGCCGATGCCACCGCTGCTACGACACCTAAAACCCAAGCCGCATGATTCAATCTCCCGAAAAACTTCGCGACCGCGTCAAGCGCCTGTCCTGGGAGCGTACGAAGCTCACCGACAAAGCGAAACGTGTCGCTGCGCGAATCGGTGAACTTGACGAACATCTTGAAATCGCGGCGGAGGTTTCCGAAGCCCTGGAACATCTCGGCAAAGAGCTGTTCGAAGAAGTTCTTGGCCTGATGGAAGAAAAGCTTTCCAAGGCCGTCGAAGAAGTCCTCGACCAACCGATCAAATTCAAGTCTCACGCGGCTTTCAAAAGCGGTGCCGCGTCAGTGAATTTCTCCGTTGAACGTGACGGCAACAAGGAAGACGTGCACCGCGGCCAAGGCGGATCGGTGCAGAATATTCTGAGCGTCGGATTGCGAATGTTTGCTTTGGCGAATCTTGATCCCGACGAACATCGCCGATTTCTGGTGCTTGACGAGCAGGATTGTTGGCTGCGTCCAGAGCTCGTCCCACGACTGGTGAACATCGTGCATCAGGCGGCCAGAGAGCTGGAGTTTCAGGTAGTCATGATTTCCCATCATGACATCGGCCTGTTTGAAAGATACGCCGACAAGGTCTATCGGCTCAGCCCGAATCGCGATGGTTTGGAGATCGCCGAAGTCAACGCTCAGCCAGAAGAGAGCGACGAAGAGTAAACCGTTTAACGTTGGCAAAAATCTCTGGGCGGAGTTTTTAATCCAGCCAAACTCTCACGAACGTTCGTCGAACTTCATTCCGGTTTCGCCTCGTAAACTGTTTCGCCGCCGATGACCGTTTGCAAAACTTTTGTGTCCAGAATCTCATCGTCGGCACAAGTCAAAAGGTCATTCGAAAGCACGACGAAATCAGCCAGCTTGCCGACTTCGATCGAACCCTTGATGTCTTCCTCAAAAGCCGCCTTCGCGTTGTTGATCGTGTAGGCCTCAAGTGCCTGCTGCCGCGACATGCACTGCTCGGGAAAGAACGTCACGCCGGGTTTTAGCTGACGCGTGACCGACGCGAAAAAGCACGGAATCGGATCGACGTCTTCGACAGGAGCATCCGTTCCGTTGGTCACGATGGCTCCGCTTTTTAGCAGTGATTGCCAAACGTAAGCACCGTCTTTCGATCGTCGTTGGCCCAAACGTTTCGGTACGAAGATCGCGTCCGAAGTACAGTGCACGGCCTGCATCGCAGCAATCACTCCCAGCTTTCCAAAACGGGGAATGTCGTCCGGATGGAGATGTTGTGCGTGTTCAATTCGCCAGCGTCGCGAGTCTTCCGATGGGTTAGCCGTGAACTGTTTCTCAAAGATGTCCAGCACTTCACGGTTCGCCCGATCGCCGATCGCGTGGACGCAAAACTGATAGTCGTGCTTGATCGCCAACGCCGCCGCTTCTTCAATCGAGGCAATCGAACGCGTGTTCAATCCGCGGCTCAGCGGCATGTCTTCGTAGGGCTGCAGTAACCATGCTCCGTGAGCGCCGAGTGCTCCGTCGATCGCACGCTTGATCGCCCGAACGGTCAGGTGGTTGTCGGCGAAGCCAATCGTTCGAGCCGATTTCAAATTAAGCATCAGGCTCTGGTTGCTGTCCCGGACCATAACCCATAATCGAGGTTTGACGCGCGTACCAACAACTGATTTCAGATAGTCAATTTGTGCGAATGGCATTCCTGCGTCCTGGAAACTGGTGATGCCTTTGCGGACACACTCCTCGGATGCCAGCTCCGCTGCGCGATTCAAATAGGCGACGTCGGAGACTTTCGTTTTGCTCTGGCCTTCATCAGCGTAACGAGCCGAATGAATCAGCCCGGACGCCCGTTCGCGGAACACACCCGTCGCGGATCCATCCTCGTTGCGAAGAATTTCACCGCCCTTGGGGTTCTTCGTTTCATCTTCCACGCCGGCCAATCGCATCGCGTAGGCGTTGGCGAAATCCATGTGACCACTGGCGTGCGTCAGCAACACCGGGTTGTTTGGCGACGCTTGCGAGAGCGATTCATGCGTCGGATAGCCCTCGACGTTGGGGCTTGGCGGCGCATCCCATTTCGATTGATGCCAACCGCGACCGATGATCCATTTTCCTGGCGGCGTATTGGCCGCGGCAAGCCGAACTTGATCGACGATCTCGTCCCAGGAGTTGGCTTTGGTCAAATCGAGATTCATCCGCATCTCGCCAAGCATCAGAAAATGGCCGTGGCCTTCGATGAAGCCCGGCATCAGAAACTTGCCGTCGAGATCGAGCACTTTCATGTCGGCGTCGATCTGTTTGGAGATTTCTTCCGATGTTCCAACCGCTGCGATCCGGCCATCTTTGACGATGAAAGCCTCGGCTTTTGGATTGTCGGAATCCATCGTTGCGACGTTGGCGTTGATGATCGCCATGTCCTGAGAAAAACAGGGATTCACACAGATGGTGGCCAGGAACAGAAGAATGGCTGTCTGAAGCATGTTGCGCATGGAGTGTCTTTTTCAAAAAATAGATTTGCGAAACGTTGTCGGCAGATTCCATCATACCGCGGCAGCGTTTTTGTTGCACTTCGGATGCGCCAAAGAGGCACGGTTGACCAATCGCGGCGTTTTAGGTGTGATGGTGGGATGCTTTCCCTTCCCGAATACAACCTTGTCGACGTCCTTGAAGGCGAGATTTGCCTCGCCCGCGTCTGTGTTGAAAACAACGCAATCGCTTCGATCGAACGCCTTGGCCCGACAGACGATTCCCGCCCGTTTTTGATGCCCGGGTTTGTCGACGCGCATATCCATGTCGAAAGTTCGATGTTGCTGCCAGGCGAGTTTGCCCGCATCGCCGTCACGCATGGAACCGTGGCGACGGTGTCCGACCCGCACGAAATCGCCAACGTGTGCGGGATCGAAGGCGTCGAAATGATGCTGCACAACGCCAGCCAGACTCCCTTCAAATTCTGTTTCGGTGCACCGTCTTGTGTGCCAGCGACGCGATTTGAGACCGCAGGTGCTGAACTGGATGTCGCTGCCGTGACACGGTTGCTTGACGATCCGCGGATCGGATATCTCAGCGAAGTCATGGACTTTCCCGGCGTACTCAGTCGTGCTCCCGAGGTGATGGCCAAGATTCGGGCCGCCATCGAGCGTGGCAAACCGGTCGATGGTCACGCACCTGGATTGCGGGGCGAGGAAGCCAGGAATTATCTTGCCGCCGGAATCACCACGGACCACGAATGCTTCACGATCGAAGAGGCGATCGACAAACTGGCTTACGGTTGCAAGATTGCGATTCGTGAAGGTTCGGCAGCGCGGAATTTCGCTGCGCTCGAGCCGCTTATCGATTCGCATCCCGACATGTGCATGCTCTGTAGCGACGACAAGCATCCGGACGAATTCCTGTTGGGGCACATCAACAAATTGGCGGCGCGTGCCGTGGCTGCCGGTCGCGATTTGATGAACGTGTTGCAAGTCGCCTGTGTGAACCCGGTCCAGCACTACGGGCTTGATGTTGGATTGCTGCGTGTCGGAGATCCGGCAGATTTCATTGTCGTGAAGGATTTGAAATCGTTTGACGTGTCAGAAGCGTGGCTGGATGGTGAAGTCGTAGCCCGAAACGGAAAACCGTTATTCGATGCGCCGGTGGCAGAAGTCCTTAACAATTTTGTCGCGAATCCGGTTGAGGCAAGCCAACTGTCGGCGCGGGCCGAGGGTGACTGTATTCGGCTGATCGAGGCGATTGGCGGCCAATTGATTACGGGGCACGCCACGGTGAAGTGCACAAAGGAACAGGGTATTCTGGTTCCGGATCCCGCAAACGATGTGCTCAAAATTGTGGTCGTCAATCGGTATGCCAATACGCAGCCAGCGGTCGCTTTTGTCCGCGGTTTCGGATTGAAGGATGGAGCACTGGCTTCTTCGGTGGCTCACGATTCTCACAACGTCGTTGCGGTGGGAGCCAATGATGTCGATCTGGTGAACGCGATCAATGCGGTAATTGCCGAACAGGGAGGCCTTTCGTTTTCGAACAATGGCGACACCGAGGTGTTGTCGCTGCCAATCGCAGGGCTGATGTCCGGTGATTGTTGCGATAAAGTTGCTGAGAAGTACGAGCGTCTGGATCAGAAAGTGAAAGAGGTTGGTTCGACGTTGCGAGCACCGTATATGACGCTCTCGTTCATGGCGTTGCTCGTGATTCCGTCTTTGAAGATCAGTGACAAAGGTTTGTTCGATGTCGACAAGTTTGAGTTTG is part of the Mariniblastus fucicola genome and harbors:
- a CDS encoding metallophosphoesterase; amino-acid sequence: MAKSVRNYRGLLVIGDPHIEGRNPGFRKGNYPEAILGKVRWCLEHARKHKLLPAFLGDVFDKPRDNPTWVIGELIEMLMPYPAIGIYGNHDCADPQLSENDSLSILIKAGCYQLVGEQDFWTGMVEGRRVVVAGSSYRQRIPQCFDTDNVPRDSLFDAKPTVVWLTHHDIDIGNYENGKFGPFEMMNVDLLINGHIHRPAKPVRRGDTTWMSPGNISRRSRSAHSRAHVPTVTEVTFPESGFEVKSVVVPHERFEDVFFLDDVDESKTSEPLSSFVSGLSELTKRRTSSGAGLIQFLDQNLDEYSDSVAAEIRSLAKQVVEK
- a CDS encoding P-loop NTPase family protein; amino-acid sequence: MIQSPEKLRDRVKRLSWERTKLTDKAKRVAARIGELDEHLEIAAEVSEALEHLGKELFEEVLGLMEEKLSKAVEEVLDQPIKFKSHAAFKSGAASVNFSVERDGNKEDVHRGQGGSVQNILSVGLRMFALANLDPDEHRRFLVLDEQDCWLRPELVPRLVNIVHQAARELEFQVVMISHHDIGLFERYADKVYRLSPNRDGLEIAEVNAQPEESDEE
- a CDS encoding amidohydrolase encodes the protein MRNMLQTAILLFLATICVNPCFSQDMAIINANVATMDSDNPKAEAFIVKDGRIAAVGTSEEISKQIDADMKVLDLDGKFLMPGFIEGHGHFLMLGEMRMNLDLTKANSWDEIVDQVRLAAANTPPGKWIIGRGWHQSKWDAPPSPNVEGYPTHESLSQASPNNPVLLTHASGHMDFANAYAMRLAGVEDETKNPKGGEILRNEDGSATGVFRERASGLIHSARYADEGQSKTKVSDVAYLNRAAELASEECVRKGITSFQDAGMPFAQIDYLKSVVGTRVKPRLWVMVRDSNQSLMLNLKSARTIGFADNHLTVRAIKRAIDGALGAHGAWLLQPYEDMPLSRGLNTRSIASIEEAAALAIKHDYQFCVHAIGDRANREVLDIFEKQFTANPSEDSRRWRIEHAQHLHPDDIPRFGKLGVIAAMQAVHCTSDAIFVPKRLGQRRSKDGAYVWQSLLKSGAIVTNGTDAPVEDVDPIPCFFASVTRQLKPGVTFFPEQCMSRQQALEAYTINNAKAAFEEDIKGSIEVGKLADFVVLSNDLLTCADDEILDTKVLQTVIGGETVYEAKPE
- the ade gene encoding adenine deaminase; this translates as MLSLPEYNLVDVLEGEICLARVCVENNAIASIERLGPTDDSRPFLMPGFVDAHIHVESSMLLPGEFARIAVTHGTVATVSDPHEIANVCGIEGVEMMLHNASQTPFKFCFGAPSCVPATRFETAGAELDVAAVTRLLDDPRIGYLSEVMDFPGVLSRAPEVMAKIRAAIERGKPVDGHAPGLRGEEARNYLAAGITTDHECFTIEEAIDKLAYGCKIAIREGSAARNFAALEPLIDSHPDMCMLCSDDKHPDEFLLGHINKLAARAVAAGRDLMNVLQVACVNPVQHYGLDVGLLRVGDPADFIVVKDLKSFDVSEAWLDGEVVARNGKPLFDAPVAEVLNNFVANPVEASQLSARAEGDCIRLIEAIGGQLITGHATVKCTKEQGILVPDPANDVLKIVVVNRYANTQPAVAFVRGFGLKDGALASSVAHDSHNVVAVGANDVDLVNAINAVIAEQGGLSFSNNGDTEVLSLPIAGLMSGDCCDKVAEKYERLDQKVKEVGSTLRAPYMTLSFMALLVIPSLKISDKGLFDVDKFEFASLAAD